One Streptomyces drozdowiczii DNA segment encodes these proteins:
- a CDS encoding DNA-3-methyladenine glycosylase 2 family protein: MDEETRYEAVSSRDARFDGEFFFAVETTGIYCRPSCPAVTPKRKNVRFYPTAAAAQTHGFRACRRCRPDAVPGSAEWNVRADVVGRAMRMIGDGVVDREGVPGLAHRLGYSSRQVQRQLNAELGAGPVALARAQRAHTARILLQTTALPVTEIAFAAGFGSLRQFNDTVRQIYARTPSALRAEAGTGLGIAVRQAGTTGIPLRLAHRGPYAAGDVFDLLAAGTVARVEEITGEPGRRTYRRTLRLPYGTAVTSVDERSAGNWLDARIHLTDLRDLTTAVQRLRRLLDLDADPYAVDELLSDDPALAPDVAARPGVRSPGSADAEEFAVRALVGDAAAGELVETYGKALDVPCGALTHVFPEPAVLADAAGDPDLRALATALADGTVRLDAGADRDEAEQALCRLPGIGPTTAALIRMRGLGDPDVDPYGTPGASGWRPWRSYGVRRARRAAQPQISAASQAPVTSRHAKSSTSTE; the protein is encoded by the coding sequence ATGGACGAAGAGACCAGGTACGAGGCGGTGAGCAGCCGCGACGCCCGTTTCGACGGCGAGTTCTTCTTCGCCGTCGAGACGACCGGCATCTACTGCCGGCCGAGCTGCCCCGCCGTCACCCCCAAGCGGAAGAACGTCCGCTTCTACCCCACGGCGGCGGCCGCCCAGACCCACGGTTTCCGGGCGTGCCGCCGCTGCCGCCCGGACGCCGTCCCCGGCTCAGCCGAGTGGAACGTCCGGGCCGACGTCGTCGGGCGCGCCATGCGCATGATCGGCGACGGCGTGGTGGACCGGGAGGGCGTCCCCGGCCTCGCCCACCGGCTCGGCTACAGCTCACGCCAGGTGCAGCGCCAGCTCAACGCGGAACTGGGCGCCGGACCCGTCGCCCTGGCCCGCGCCCAGCGCGCCCACACCGCCCGGATCCTGCTCCAGACCACCGCCCTGCCGGTCACCGAGATCGCCTTCGCGGCCGGATTCGGCAGCCTGCGCCAGTTCAACGACACCGTCCGGCAGATCTACGCCCGCACCCCGAGCGCCCTGCGCGCCGAGGCCGGTACGGGGCTGGGCATCGCGGTCCGCCAGGCCGGCACCACGGGCATCCCGCTCCGGCTCGCCCACCGGGGGCCGTACGCCGCCGGTGACGTCTTCGACCTGCTCGCCGCCGGAACGGTCGCCCGCGTCGAGGAGATCACGGGGGAGCCCGGCCGCCGCACCTACCGGCGCACGCTGCGCCTCCCGTACGGCACCGCCGTCACCTCCGTGGACGAGCGGTCCGCCGGGAACTGGCTGGACGCCCGCATCCACCTCACCGACCTGCGCGACCTGACCACGGCCGTCCAGCGGTTGCGCCGGCTCCTCGACCTGGACGCCGACCCGTACGCCGTGGACGAGCTGCTGTCCGACGACCCCGCGCTCGCCCCGGACGTCGCGGCCCGGCCGGGCGTGCGCTCGCCGGGCTCGGCCGACGCCGAGGAGTTCGCCGTGCGGGCGCTGGTGGGCGACGCGGCGGCGGGGGAGCTGGTCGAGACGTACGGCAAGGCGCTGGACGTGCCGTGCGGGGCGCTGACCCACGTCTTCCCCGAGCCGGCCGTGCTCGCCGACGCGGCCGGTGACCCGGACCTGCGGGCCCTGGCGACCGCGCTCGCCGACGGCACCGTACGCCTGGACGCGGGTGCCGACCGCGACGAGGCCGAGCAGGCGCTTTGCCGGCTGCCCGGCATCGGCCCGACCACCGCCGCGCTGATCCGGATGCGCGGCCTGGGCGACCCGGACGTGGACCCGTACGGCACCCCGGGCGCGAGCGGCTGGCGCCCCTGGCGCTCGTACGGGGTACGGCGGGCGCGGCGCGCGGCTCAGCCCCAGATCAGCGCGGCCAGCCAGGCGCCCGTCACCAGCAGGCACGCGAAGAGCTCCACGAGCACCGAGTAG
- a CDS encoding chaplin — protein MKYTKIAAVAAGTLMAMGAAAPAFADSGAEGAAVASPGVISGNTIQVPVHIPVNACGNTIDVIGLLNPAFGNACVND, from the coding sequence GTGAAGTACACCAAGATCGCCGCTGTCGCCGCCGGTACGCTCATGGCCATGGGTGCCGCCGCCCCGGCCTTCGCCGACTCGGGCGCCGAGGGTGCCGCTGTCGCCTCCCCGGGCGTCATCTCCGGCAACACCATCCAGGTGCCGGTGCACATCCCGGTCAACGCCTGCGGCAACACCATCGACGTCATCGGCCTGCTGAACCCGGCCTTCGGCAACGCCTGCGTCAACGACTGA
- a CDS encoding helix-turn-helix transcriptional regulator encodes MLAAIGLDERQESAYRALVALGAAEVSDLSHRLALPEPDTERALRRLEQHGLAAQSSARTGRWVAAPPGVALGALLTQQRHQLEQAELAAVLLAEEYRADAAEPAVHDLVEVVTGASAVAHRFHQLQLGATSEVCALVTGKPIAVSGLENESEEEAATRGVSFRVVVEREVLGLESGITELSAALSRDEQCRVVPRVPTKLVIADRALAMVPLTGRGAEPAALVVHASGLLESLTGLFEAVWREAMPLRLGESGAVVAEPGGPDPTDLEILSLLLAGLTDASVAKQLDLGLRTVQRRVKGLMELTGVSTRLQLGWHAYERGWVAR; translated from the coding sequence ATGCTGGCAGCCATAGGTCTCGACGAGCGGCAGGAATCGGCCTACCGGGCTCTGGTGGCGCTGGGCGCCGCCGAGGTGTCCGACCTCTCTCACCGGCTGGCGCTCCCCGAGCCGGACACCGAACGGGCGCTGCGCCGGCTGGAGCAGCACGGCCTGGCCGCCCAGTCCTCCGCCCGCACGGGCCGCTGGGTCGCGGCCCCGCCCGGCGTCGCCCTGGGGGCCCTGCTCACCCAGCAGCGCCACCAGCTGGAACAGGCCGAGCTGGCGGCCGTGCTGCTGGCCGAGGAGTACCGCGCCGACGCCGCCGAACCGGCCGTCCACGACCTGGTCGAGGTGGTCACCGGGGCGAGCGCGGTCGCCCACCGCTTCCACCAGCTCCAGCTGGGCGCGACGAGCGAGGTCTGCGCGCTGGTGACCGGAAAGCCGATCGCGGTCAGCGGCCTGGAGAACGAGTCGGAGGAGGAGGCGGCCACCCGCGGCGTCTCGTTCCGGGTGGTCGTGGAACGCGAGGTGCTGGGCCTGGAGTCCGGGATCACGGAGCTGTCCGCGGCGCTCAGCCGCGACGAGCAGTGCCGGGTCGTCCCCCGGGTCCCGACGAAGCTGGTGATCGCCGACCGGGCGCTGGCCATGGTGCCGCTGACCGGCCGGGGCGCGGAGCCGGCCGCGCTGGTCGTGCACGCCTCGGGGCTGCTGGAATCGCTGACCGGGCTCTTCGAGGCGGTGTGGCGGGAGGCCATGCCGCTGCGGCTCGGCGAGAGCGGCGCGGTCGTGGCGGAGCCGGGCGGCCCGGACCCGACGGATCTGGAGATCCTGTCGCTGCTGCTGGCCGGCCTGACCGACGCGAGCGTCGCCAAGCAGCTGGACCTGGGCCTGCGGACCGTGCAGCGCCGGGTCAAGGGCCTGATGGAGCTGACCGGCGTCTCCACCCGCCTCCAGCTCGGCTGGCACGCGTACGAACGGGGCTGGGTGGCCCGCTGA
- a CDS encoding DUF456 domain-containing protein: MSVWQLVAVGLVMLLGLIGVLVPGVPGQAIVWAAVLWWAFTDTTPVAWAVLIGATALLLLNQALKPLLPPRRPRESGAPRRTLLLGGLGAIVGFFVLPVVGAVVGYVGVIFGAERLRLGSRGAGWASVRSVMRATGYSVLVELFACLLVTGAWLAALIWG, encoded by the coding sequence ATGAGTGTGTGGCAGCTCGTCGCCGTCGGACTGGTGATGCTGCTCGGCCTGATCGGTGTGCTGGTACCGGGCGTGCCGGGGCAGGCGATCGTCTGGGCCGCCGTCCTGTGGTGGGCGTTCACCGACACGACCCCGGTCGCCTGGGCCGTACTGATCGGGGCCACCGCGCTGCTCCTGCTCAACCAGGCCCTCAAACCGCTGCTGCCGCCGCGCCGGCCCCGTGAGTCGGGGGCCCCGCGCCGGACGCTGCTGCTGGGCGGGCTCGGCGCGATCGTCGGGTTCTTCGTGCTGCCCGTCGTCGGGGCGGTCGTCGGGTACGTCGGGGTGATCTTCGGGGCGGAGCGGCTGCGCCTCGGCAGCCGGGGCGCGGGCTGGGCGTCGGTCCGCTCGGTGATGCGGGCGACCGGCTACTCGGTGCTCGTGGAGCTCTTCGCGTGCCTGCTGGTGACGGGCGCCTGGCTGGCCGCGCTGATCTGGGGCTGA
- a CDS encoding rodlin, with protein MIKKMMASAAVAASIVGVSAAVAPSAMAIGNDQGTTSVNGNGAMQAYGNSATHGDWSPQFALIQGSLNKPCIALPAKANVGSLLGVVPISVQDINVLSSPQNQQCTENSTQAKGDEALSHILDDIPILSGNGAGNN; from the coding sequence ATGATCAAGAAGATGATGGCCTCGGCGGCCGTCGCCGCATCGATCGTCGGCGTCTCCGCCGCGGTCGCCCCGTCGGCCATGGCCATCGGCAACGACCAGGGCACCACCAGCGTCAACGGCAACGGTGCCATGCAGGCGTATGGCAACTCCGCCACCCACGGTGACTGGAGCCCGCAGTTCGCGCTCATCCAGGGCTCGCTGAACAAGCCCTGCATCGCCCTGCCGGCCAAGGCCAACGTGGGCTCGCTGCTCGGCGTCGTGCCGATCTCGGTCCAGGACATCAACGTCCTGTCCTCGCCGCAGAACCAGCAGTGCACCGAGAACTCCACCCAGGCCAAGGGCGACGAGGCTCTGTCGCACATCCTGGACGACATCCCGATTCTCTCGGGCAACGGTGCCGGCAACAACTGA
- a CDS encoding rodlin, whose translation MKKMMAGAAVAVSLVGLSAAAAPSAMAIGNDGGTTTLNGNGAASSYGNAETQGDGSPQAQLIQGSLNDLCLGVPVKANVGSLVGLLVPVTAQDINVLSNPQNQQCADNSTQAKGDEPLSHLVDDIPVLSGNGVAND comes from the coding sequence ATGAAGAAGATGATGGCCGGCGCGGCAGTGGCCGTGTCCCTGGTCGGCCTGTCGGCCGCCGCGGCCCCCTCGGCCATGGCGATCGGTAACGACGGGGGCACCACGACCCTCAACGGCAACGGCGCCGCCAGCTCGTACGGCAACGCCGAGACCCAGGGCGACGGCAGCCCGCAGGCGCAGCTCATCCAGGGCTCCCTCAACGACCTGTGCCTGGGCGTCCCGGTCAAGGCCAACGTCGGTTCGCTGGTCGGCCTGCTCGTGCCGGTCACGGCCCAGGACATCAACGTCCTGTCCAACCCGCAGAACCAGCAGTGCGCCGACAACTCCACCCAGGCCAAGGGCGACGAGCCCCTGTCGCACCTGGTGGACGACATCCCGGTCCTCTCCGGGAACGGCGTCGCCAACGACTGA
- a CDS encoding DUF5949 family protein: MTSPQTANGTFTQAQLGTLILIGWSGEYRQSGRDAAFLLAYSLGDGSDGPAAGEHAMRLALQRSGLTVGGEPVRADETPGLPVKLLVQAGQAVLTLPHFKAQYPVPPEWLAAANEQGEVHAMFATRPWPQGAPGLPIGEAELRAFAGDPDTIATSAHCVLPVRSLG; encoded by the coding sequence ATGACCTCCCCCCAGACAGCCAACGGCACGTTCACCCAGGCCCAGTTGGGCACCCTCATCCTGATCGGCTGGAGCGGCGAGTACCGGCAGAGCGGGCGCGACGCCGCCTTCCTGCTCGCCTACTCGCTGGGCGACGGATCGGACGGACCGGCGGCCGGCGAGCACGCGATGCGGCTCGCGTTGCAGCGCAGCGGGCTCACCGTCGGCGGTGAGCCGGTGCGGGCCGACGAGACGCCGGGGCTCCCCGTGAAGCTCCTCGTCCAGGCCGGCCAGGCCGTGCTGACGCTGCCGCACTTCAAGGCGCAGTACCCGGTGCCGCCCGAGTGGCTGGCGGCGGCGAACGAACAGGGCGAGGTGCACGCGATGTTCGCGACCCGCCCCTGGCCGCAGGGCGCGCCCGGGCTCCCCATCGGCGAGGCGGAGCTGCGGGCCTTCGCGGGCGACCCGGACACCATCGCGACCTCGGCGCATTGCGTCCTCCCGGTCCGCAGTCTCGGCTGA
- the rsgA gene encoding ribosome small subunit-dependent GTPase A — MSLPSFSALPSSLSTTAHPLAAYGWDDDWAAEFAPYAAQGLVPGRVVRVDRGRCDIVTPEGTIWADTAFVVPRDPMRIICTGDWAAVDADGDPRFVRTLLPRRTAFVRSTSSKRSEGQVLATNVDHIVICVSLAVELDLGRVERFLALAMSSSAGDALLGDAAGAGERTAEPVVVLTKADLVPDAVTLSHLVQDIERIAPGVQVLPVSSATGEGIDVFSAIVSGGTSVLLGASGAGKSTLANTLLGQDVMEVQAARDVDGKGRHTTTTRNLLVLPTGGVLIDTPGLRGVGLWDAGVGVGQVFSEIEELAEDCRFHDCAHEAEPGCAVREAIEDGTLPERRFDSYRKLQRENQRIVAKTDARVRAEIRRDWKRKGAEGRAAMDAKRGRIR; from the coding sequence TTGTCTCTCCCGTCCTTCTCCGCTCTCCCCTCCTCCCTCTCCACCACCGCGCACCCGCTCGCCGCCTACGGCTGGGACGACGACTGGGCCGCCGAGTTCGCCCCGTACGCCGCCCAGGGGCTGGTGCCCGGACGCGTGGTCCGCGTGGACCGCGGGCGCTGCGACATCGTCACGCCCGAGGGCACGATCTGGGCGGACACCGCCTTCGTCGTGCCGCGCGACCCGATGCGGATCATCTGCACCGGCGACTGGGCGGCCGTCGACGCCGACGGCGACCCGCGGTTCGTCCGTACGCTGCTGCCGCGGCGCACCGCCTTCGTACGCTCCACCTCGTCCAAGCGCTCCGAGGGCCAGGTGCTCGCCACCAACGTCGACCACATCGTCATCTGCGTCTCGCTGGCCGTGGAGCTGGACCTGGGCCGCGTCGAGCGGTTCCTGGCCCTCGCCATGTCCAGCTCCGCCGGTGACGCCCTGCTCGGCGACGCCGCCGGGGCCGGTGAGCGGACCGCCGAACCGGTCGTCGTCCTCACCAAGGCCGACCTGGTCCCGGACGCGGTCACCCTCTCCCACCTCGTCCAGGACATCGAGCGCATCGCGCCCGGGGTGCAGGTGCTCCCGGTCAGCTCCGCCACCGGCGAGGGCATCGACGTGTTCTCCGCGATCGTCTCCGGCGGTACGAGCGTGCTGCTCGGGGCGTCCGGAGCCGGCAAGTCCACCCTCGCCAACACGCTCCTCGGCCAAGACGTGATGGAGGTCCAGGCCGCCCGCGACGTGGACGGCAAGGGCCGGCACACCACCACCACCCGCAACCTCCTCGTGCTGCCCACCGGCGGGGTCCTCATCGACACCCCGGGACTGCGCGGGGTCGGCCTCTGGGACGCCGGGGTCGGCGTCGGCCAGGTCTTCTCCGAGATCGAGGAGCTGGCCGAGGACTGCCGCTTCCACGACTGCGCCCACGAGGCGGAGCCCGGCTGCGCCGTGCGGGAGGCGATCGAGGACGGCACGCTGCCCGAGCGCCGCTTCGACAGCTACCGCAAGCTCCAGCGCGAGAACCAGCGCATCGTCGCCAAGACCGACGCCCGCGTCCGGGCCGAGATCCGGCGCGACTGGAAGCGGAAGGGGGCCGAGGGCCGGGCCGCGATGGACGCCAAGCGCGGCCGCATCCGGTAG
- a CDS encoding protein phosphatase 2C domain-containing protein, giving the protein MSQQGERPAAHEDDWWRRLYDESAPDAGAAQAADSLDDRFDSASDTVASERGAAYRTPGEIPGPREEPAPVEPPAFTRSADPRPPVPGPADPGPVRTAPDTSTGVGARPPGERPPEPPARAPWEPMTGPALPRTFPGPPAPEPPVQEDPRVLAGHEAPPLPRRPVGERAGADGPAPDEAPPAPDEAPRPRVAHVGARPPTYDAEPTALPATDPYALDRVVPDTVLDGATYGTYTLRAASVRGDSARFRGEPRRDALLTARFGSGESALVLVAVAGASRGAEGAHTAAADACHWIGEAVGRSHARLSDDIRAGRRADLKSGLHRLTDRAFGKLRARAAELGLEPDAYTASLRCLLLPADPDCRTRVFFGIGAGGLFRLRDGSWHDLEPALPPLAALSGEPVVGFGSSAPESPPESGPDGDRLTMDLDIVTGPAPYVEDPLPPPAEPFRFRASVARPGDTLLLCGAGLAEPLRGEPELAAELAARWSPVEAPGLGAFLADAQIRVKGYADDRTAVGVWEA; this is encoded by the coding sequence ATGAGTCAGCAGGGGGAGAGGCCCGCGGCCCACGAGGACGACTGGTGGCGCAGGCTGTACGACGAATCCGCCCCGGACGCGGGGGCGGCCCAGGCCGCCGACAGTCTCGACGACCGCTTCGACTCGGCGTCGGACACGGTGGCGTCGGAGAGGGGCGCGGCCTACCGGACGCCGGGGGAGATACCGGGGCCCAGGGAGGAGCCGGCACCGGTGGAGCCGCCTGCGTTCACCCGGTCGGCGGACCCTCGGCCGCCCGTCCCGGGACCGGCGGACCCGGGGCCGGTGCGCACGGCGCCGGACACCTCGACGGGCGTGGGAGCGCGGCCGCCGGGGGAGAGGCCGCCGGAGCCGCCCGCCCGCGCGCCGTGGGAGCCGATGACCGGGCCCGCGCTCCCGCGCACCTTTCCGGGGCCACCGGCCCCCGAGCCGCCCGTCCAGGAGGACCCCCGTGTTCTCGCCGGGCACGAAGCGCCTCCGCTGCCCAGGCGGCCCGTCGGGGAGCGAGCCGGGGCGGACGGACCCGCCCCGGACGAGGCGCCGCCCGCCCCGGACGAGGCGCCGCGGCCCCGGGTCGCCCATGTCGGGGCCCGGCCGCCCACCTACGACGCCGAGCCCACGGCGCTGCCCGCCACCGACCCGTACGCACTCGACCGCGTCGTCCCGGACACGGTGCTCGACGGTGCCACGTACGGGACGTACACGCTGCGCGCCGCGTCCGTACGCGGTGACTCGGCCCGGTTCCGGGGCGAGCCGCGCCGGGACGCGCTGCTGACGGCGCGCTTCGGGAGCGGGGAGAGCGCGCTGGTGCTGGTGGCCGTCGCGGGCGCGTCCCGGGGCGCGGAGGGAGCGCACACGGCGGCGGCGGACGCCTGCCACTGGATCGGCGAGGCGGTCGGGCGCAGCCACGCCCGGCTCTCCGACGACATAAGGGCGGGCCGCCGCGCCGACCTGAAGTCCGGGCTCCACCGGCTCACCGACCGCGCCTTCGGCAAGCTGCGCGCCCGCGCCGCCGAACTGGGCCTGGAGCCGGACGCGTACACCGCGAGCCTGCGCTGCCTGCTGCTGCCCGCCGACCCCGACTGCCGCACCCGGGTCTTCTTCGGCATCGGCGCCGGCGGCCTCTTCCGGCTGCGCGACGGCAGCTGGCACGACCTGGAACCGGCGCTGCCGCCACTCGCCGCGCTGAGCGGGGAGCCGGTGGTCGGCTTCGGCTCCTCCGCCCCGGAGAGTCCGCCCGAGAGCGGGCCCGACGGCGACCGGCTGACCATGGACCTGGACATCGTCACCGGCCCCGCCCCCTACGTCGAGGACCCGCTGCCGCCTCCTGCGGAACCGTTCCGCTTCCGCGCCTCCGTCGCCCGGCCGGGGGACACCCTGCTGCTGTGCGGGGCGGGCCTCGCCGAACCGCTGCGCGGCGAACCGGAACTGGCCGCCGAGCTGGCCGCGCGCTGGTCGCCGGTGGAGGCACCGGGGCTCGGGGCGTTCCTCGCGGACGCCCAGATCCGCGTCAAGGGGTACGCGGACGACCGGACGGCGGTCGGCGTCTGGGAGGCGTAA
- a CDS encoding barstar family protein, producing the protein MTVTYVIEGSRITGPDSFWSVVGEAVNGPGGYFGRNLDAFADCLSGGMGTPDDGDFVFEWRDHTVSARALGHPETARYLDRLVARAHESNRSRLREEYAQAAAGRGPTLFDRLVAIIRDRAGPDALRLL; encoded by the coding sequence ATGACCGTGACCTATGTGATCGAGGGTTCCCGGATCACCGGCCCGGACAGCTTCTGGTCCGTCGTCGGTGAGGCGGTGAACGGGCCGGGTGGCTACTTCGGCCGCAATCTCGACGCCTTCGCGGACTGTCTCAGCGGCGGAATGGGCACGCCGGACGACGGCGACTTCGTCTTCGAGTGGCGTGATCACACCGTGTCCGCAAGGGCGTTGGGGCATCCGGAGACGGCCCGCTATCTGGACCGGCTGGTCGCCCGCGCCCATGAGAGCAACCGGAGCCGCCTGCGCGAGGAGTACGCGCAGGCGGCTGCGGGGCGCGGTCCGACCCTGTTCGACCGGCTGGTGGCGATCATCCGGGACCGGGCGGGGCCGGACGCGCTGCGGTTGCTCTGA